The sequence below is a genomic window from Corvus cornix cornix isolate S_Up_H32 chromosome 1, ASM73873v5, whole genome shotgun sequence.
ATGGTTTAACAGGCACTTAGAACATTTCTTGAGTTCAAATACATGAGTGCTTCATGAGCTcaaataacaaagaaaataatgtgcTTTATTGGTTGAAAAATCCCTGCCCACAGTGTATTATATAATACAAAACACTCAGGTCCCTGAATAGTTTTGTAACGATACCAGTAGTCTGGTAAATTTGGGATGACTTCATGCGATAATGCCCTAGAAAAGAGTGCAAACGGAGTTCTCCTTTCAGGGAACTAATTGAAATTTTGGCAATTTCAAGAAACCAAAAGCTTCCACAACCAGGAGAGGAGAGCCAGGTAAGCTGACTTTCTGAACTGTGTTTCTTTGGGTAAGCATAATGCTTTACttctaactttttttctgttcttttgtttgttatttctttctccctttgtCCTTGCCTATACGCAAGCTAATGGTCATGATGGGGCTTTGGCCCTGCTACAAAGGCATTCTTGGTTCTCCTGTTGTTTGTTCACTTTTTGTATGCTTCATAGGCTGTTTCTGCAAACAGGAAGAAGTTTTGTTTCGTTTTTCATTCAAACAAAAATAGTCCTATGGATGCCATTTGCTCTTCTTTGTAGCACGACTGAGGGTGTGTTGTTACTCTAGCCAAATTAAAAGTTCTGCAAAACTCTTGTTAATAGATCCTGGAACTGCTGATtcagagagatggagagttTCAAGAGCTAATGAAGTTGGCAGTTGATCAGGGAAAAATCCATcatgaaatgcagcttttagaAAAGGTAGTAGAAAAGCGGGATAATGATatacagcagctgcagaaacagctaAAAGAAGCAGAGCACATACTGGTAAGTTCATAATgatgtgtttgcttttgagCATCTACTTGTAGAAAAGGTGGTTCTGGGCAAAATGGTGTTGTGTTAGTTTGagaagatttaaatatttaaaacttcatAAGAGCTTAGtcgtttgggttttttctcagtAGTCAAACACTGTTTAGTTATCGTGGTATTAAGGTTTTTTTATAATGCTAATTTTCTGCTAAACctactttatttctgtgtattttgaaaatgttaatgGAATAGTTTCTCtcttaaaatgtaattaaatggAAGGATTTATTCAGAGGGCTGACTTTATGTAGATGTTTATAAATTAGAGATGCATCGAAGGTTTGGTTTACTTTTTGTGTTGCAATTATTAAAGGATCAGgggcatggatcattgatagaattatgggatcaataaaagaactgtagcaATAGGCCTGtaagcaaaaggcctgtgtgtgagaaaaactctccatgagaaaattcttgtgtgaagaaaaaacagggctgggaacaaaGAGGGAGTTTGAAGATTTGCAGCTGTTCAGATAAGACCCAGAGAAGGGGAGgctgaactctgaattcttttaatcataacataactgtagaagcttgccaatgtaagtccaattaggtagaagtagaaatgtgctttgataagttttaagccacttaggagttaacaagctggtatactatcTAAGTGCCTTTGGATTGCTAATAAATGGAGTTTTGCTCTTACCAACCACATTGGTTTTGGACTGCAATTTTCTCCCCCCGCCGGAGCCGggcctttcttctttttacaattccaacatttgtgggtttttattttttacaactAGGCAACAGCTGTTTatcaagcaaaggaaaaattgaaatcaattgaaaaagcaagaaaaggtGAGTATCCATGCTTGTACATACTACATAAATGCAGTTCTAAGGAAAGTTGTTAGTGAGCTCCAGTTGggccttttttttgttaattctGCTATCACAGATTTCAGATGCTTCATGTGTACacaaatttccatttcattatGAAACTATAACCATTTCCTCAGAATaaaggcaggatttttttttttttttttgtggcaaaCATATCTTAATGTGAAAGTGTCTCAGCAGTCTTCTTGGACTGATAATAGTATTTCTGATTACCTAAGTGCCTTACCAAATTGCCTCAGGAGGTTTAttaaggaaaggaagagaatgtTTGTGTGTCCATGCCCTGTATTCGAAAGACTGACTAGCTTGTGATACTAGATTGTAATTGTAGCAATTCCTGCTGTTCTGTGGCACTTACCAAGCTAAAcgacctttttttttttttttttttttgagggggggaGGCAtcttctttgggttttttttttacaatgtcTTTTATCATTTTGTTATGCCTCTTTCATCTAGAAAATCAAGCAATTTCATAAAGTTTCTATTAATATAGTACAGGCACATATTTGGAAGGACTCCTCTGGGTGCAATCTATAAttactaaacaaacaaaaaccccttctttcctgcagaaaattCTATAATAAAGCAGGAGCTGAAGTTTTAGGAATTGTGCTTGTCAAATACACGTGTTCAAGAGATTGTGTTTTTCATGAGGTTGGAGAACCATTGACATTGAAGGTGTTTTGCACTCGTGTCTGTAAAATCAGTTCACTGCAAAGCTCATCTTTGCATAGCCTGAGAATCTTCTAAACAGTTACTGGATTTCAACCAGGCTCTTAATGTTTGGCAAAATCACATTCCCAGTCTTTTAGATATTGGTGTCCAATATTCTGAAATAATGATGCAATCTCTTGAGAATGCAgtaactggttttttttcctttcttccaggtgccatttcctctgaagaaataattaaatatgcCCATAGGATCAGTGCTAGCAATGCTGTTTGTGCCCCTCTGACATGGGTACCAGGTAACTATTGTGTTTATGGCactagatttcttttttgtttactAGAGTAACATTGTTTTCAGCTGTTAACATCTAATATTTCAACAAAAATGGGTATCCAAAGTCCAGTGGACTTCACACACATCTCCAAAAGGTTATGAAACTGTCTGCTTTCATTAACAGACtggcctcctctgctctcctttgtttgcttttttccccgAGTGTTCCCCCTGATTATAAGTCAAAGCCAAGCATGCTAAAGGCTTTTCTATGTGTTTGGTTGTGTTTCCTCTTGCCCCTGACAATATTCTTTCAGAGAATGTTAGTAAACAGTGGAGTCAGAAGCAGAACTTTTATCATGACGTGTTTCAATTTGGGCTACTACCCTCTTTgtccaaaatgaaaatgtgtttgatCCAATTCCTGTTCTTGCTGTTTAGCCATGAAGTAGCAGGGAGAgcaaagatatattttaaacatgatggggttttttggttttagttgctttgggttgtttggtttttttttttaatatgctgctTCTGACAAGTTTGAGTGAACAAAGAAAGTCTAAGTGAAAGACAGACTTggattttaataaaacagatgtGATGCTTGTTGCTTATCTAAGCAACCAGAGTATGGAGTTTTTTAGTCATTAAAGTAGGCACTGAAGCTAAAACTACTGTCTGCAAGACAGttgttaaatatttcaaagcattctttttctcctttttttcttaaaggagaCCCACGTAGGCCATATCCTACAGACCTGGAAATGAGAAGTGGTCTCTTGGGTCAGATGAACAACCCATCCACCAATGGAGTTAATGGACACTTACCAGGAGATGCACTTGCAGCAGGCAGACTGCCAGGTAAGTGaaactcagttttgttttgtttttctttattccttatAGAGTCACAGCAATTATACATTTCCCTTAGCAAAGGCAAATCAGAGataaagcagtgaaaattaTGGTTAATGTTGTTCCCTAGCATTGAAGACCTAGTAAAAAGAGTTAATTAGAaacttcataatttttttttcatgctaaaCTGTGGACACTGCAACTAAGTCAATATAAACAAAACTCAGTTACcttcacatattttaaatgaacaaactAAGTGATTTCCAGTCATATTAGAAAGAAGCACTTTCAGAGCAACTTTTACTTAATGGTGATGACAAAGCATGGAATTGTGAAAGCTGTATTTGGAAGAAAGGCAGTTTATTGTCATCCCCTACCTTTCTTTGAGT
It includes:
- the MED4 gene encoding mediator of RNA polymerase II transcription subunit 4; amino-acid sequence: MKLAVDQGKIHHEMQLLEKVVEKRDNDIQQLQKQLKEAEHILATAVYQAKEKLKSIEKARKGAISSEEIIKYAHRISASNAVCAPLTWVPGDPRRPYPTDLEMRSGLLGQMNNPSTNGVNGHLPGDALAAGRLPDVLAPQYPWQSSDMSMNMLPPNHSNDFMLEPPGHNKENEDDVEVMSTDSSSSSSDSD